A single window of Melospiza georgiana isolate bMelGeo1 chromosome 19, bMelGeo1.pri, whole genome shotgun sequence DNA harbors:
- the BHLHA9 gene encoding class A basic helix-loop-helix protein 9 has translation MAGAAAGKGGPESSEEELDARDAPQACYRPGLWVSQAGGADSSPGDADGMKARKRSRPVRSKARRMAANVRERKRILDYNQAFNALRLALKHDLGGKRLSKIATLRRAINRIAALSLSLRGAGCCWPCGHPECRARAGVPAQEPGPRGSRPQLSWEPVPAGTRCPPSPLSAAFSPQRQLHHYESPKENRACGPGGTPHPGQQRFTGAAIQGSLQEPLAGNVPWQPGCCQGWGQQRRLPTQ, from the coding sequence ATGGCCGGAGCAGCCGCGGGGAAAGGGGGGCCCGAGAGCTCCGAGGAGGAGCTGGACGCGAGGGACGCGCCCCAGGCGTGCTACAGGCCGGGTTTGTGGGTGTCCCAAGCCGGAGGAGCAGACTCCAGCCCGGGGGACGCGGACGGGATGAAGGCGAGGAAGAGGAGCCGGCCGGTGCGCTCCAAGGCCAGGAGGATGGCTGCCAACGTCAGGGAGCGCAAGAGGATCCTGGACTACAACCAAGCCTTCAACGCCCTGCGCCTGGCCCTCAAGCACGACCTCGGCGGCAAAAGGCTCTCCAAAATCGCGACCCTCCGGCGGGCCATCAACCGGATCGCGGCTCTGTCGCTGTCCCTGCGCGGCgccggctgctgctggccctgcggCCACCCCGAGTGCCGCGCCCGGGCCGGGGTCCCCGCGCAGGAGCCGGGGCCGAGGGGCAGCCGCCCCCAGCTGTCCTGGGAGCCCGTTCCTGCCGGGACACGCTGCCCTCCGTCCCCTCTCAGCGCGGCCTTCTCCCCTCAGCGGCAGCTCCATCACTACGAGAGCCCCAAGGAGAACCGCGCCTGTGGCCCCGGCGGGACCCCGCACCCCGGCCAGCAGCGATTCACGGGTGCAGCGATTCAGGGCAGCCTGCAAGAGCCCCTGGCCGGGAATGTCCCCTGGCAGCcgggctgctgccagggctggggacagcagcggCGCCTCCCCACGCAGTGA